From one uncultured Paludibacter sp. genomic stretch:
- a CDS encoding hypothetical protein (Evidence 5 : Unknown function): MEKNILIKFTAESDLSKVDAEMQSLRDREKEISLQMQKLQSDYQKQVYGIQSTNKSREEQIQLIEKVRQASEKQQKSLSAEMTKTKASLADFTQKMSNVNDTIAKGAISTPKFTTQLRAMKDELAKMEEAGQFGTKAFTNLAIKAGQLEDQIGDTRQRISILSSDTKNLDAVMGLGQGLAGGFTAATSAAALLGGESEELQQAFFKVQAALQILNGVQMVANTLNKDSVANVVLQTALENNNTVSKIKNTVSKYANIAATKLEAAAENGNKVAKIGSTAAQWALNSSMLANPAFWLIGGIMALVGAYYLFSSSAKEAKQAQAEFNAELDAMKRISDGRKKDLDFDIKLMQAAGKSEEDVLKKRRENNDKEIKDAEASRDKLQVLYNKADKKRKEEMKQGLDESNKLVQDAYDERRDINESFTVLSVKNQTDANKKHLEEQRKAGEKSKQEREKRNQEIAQAQSDLDDLLNDLMIDGMLKEVNIVQTTYDRKIAAIKGDSEAEIQLREQLKTKENQEIQKIETKYANQSLKTAKELELLKTQNAEAGSADDIALKKATLQKQAELDILNINQSTDSEETKAEKIKAINIKLGKDLAQIDKDNNQKRYDDDLKLFDEFSKAYELALKKQYENGEISKEEYTSKSKQLGIDELETEIALRKSYGEDTIDLELELSNRRIAIKEDEAEKEKQMWNSLYENGKKIAGYYFDYIKDKLSTQLEDLDNYYTTDAEEAKNNSDKKLITEKALAQKKLEIKRKQAQVEKQEAMFNIFLSTAQAIIGMLKDPGGIQGTIMSIAAGVTGTVQAAMVASKPLPQYAKGRKGGRGEFAKVGEQGPEVMWVPDGASIIPAHRNLTPNTLKEFGIKITGFDKNIMELAMQERKINFDYNKLAFDYDKLSKSITKNIKQNNISISVDKNGINVQDGNLNTNFINKKYSGKWSN; encoded by the coding sequence ATGGAAAAAAACATATTGATAAAATTCACGGCTGAAAGCGACTTAAGCAAAGTAGATGCTGAAATGCAATCATTGAGAGATAGAGAAAAAGAGATATCTCTACAGATGCAAAAACTTCAATCAGACTATCAAAAGCAAGTATATGGCATTCAATCTACAAATAAAAGTCGTGAAGAACAAATTCAGCTTATAGAAAAAGTACGTCAAGCGAGCGAAAAACAGCAGAAATCTCTATCTGCTGAAATGACTAAAACCAAAGCATCTTTAGCAGATTTTACACAAAAAATGTCGAACGTAAACGATACTATTGCAAAAGGCGCTATTTCCACTCCAAAATTTACCACACAATTACGTGCAATGAAAGATGAGCTTGCCAAAATGGAAGAGGCAGGTCAATTTGGAACTAAAGCATTCACCAATTTAGCTATAAAAGCAGGTCAACTTGAAGATCAAATCGGAGATACGCGTCAAAGAATTTCAATTTTATCTTCTGATACTAAAAACCTTGATGCTGTGATGGGTTTAGGTCAAGGTTTGGCTGGTGGATTTACAGCTGCTACAAGTGCAGCTGCTCTTTTAGGTGGCGAAAGCGAGGAACTCCAACAGGCATTTTTCAAAGTTCAAGCTGCATTGCAGATACTTAATGGCGTTCAGATGGTTGCTAATACACTGAATAAAGACAGTGTGGCAAATGTGGTACTTCAAACGGCACTTGAAAACAACAATACGGTTTCAAAAATAAAGAATACAGTTTCTAAATACGCCAATATTGCTGCTACTAAACTTGAGGCAGCCGCAGAGAATGGAAATAAAGTTGCTAAAATAGGAAGTACAGCAGCTCAATGGGCATTGAACTCTTCGATGTTGGCAAATCCAGCATTTTGGTTGATAGGTGGAATTATGGCTTTAGTTGGAGCGTATTATTTGTTTTCATCATCTGCAAAAGAGGCAAAACAAGCTCAAGCCGAATTTAATGCAGAATTAGATGCTATGAAAAGAATATCGGATGGTCGAAAAAAAGATTTAGATTTTGATATAAAATTAATGCAAGCAGCCGGTAAATCAGAAGAAGATGTGCTTAAAAAAAGACGCGAAAATAACGATAAAGAAATAAAAGACGCAGAGGCAAGTCGAGATAAATTGCAAGTATTATACAATAAGGCTGATAAAAAGAGAAAAGAAGAAATGAAACAAGGATTGGACGAATCCAACAAACTCGTACAAGACGCTTATGATGAAAGAAGAGATATTAACGAAAGTTTCACAGTTTTATCTGTTAAAAATCAAACAGATGCAAATAAAAAGCATTTGGAAGAACAGAGAAAAGCCGGTGAAAAATCTAAACAAGAACGCGAAAAACGAAATCAGGAAATTGCACAAGCTCAAAGTGATTTGGACGATTTATTGAATGATTTGATGATAGATGGAATGCTGAAAGAGGTAAATATTGTTCAAACAACTTACGATAGAAAGATTGCAGCTATTAAAGGAGATTCGGAAGCTGAAATTCAATTACGTGAACAGTTAAAAACAAAAGAAAATCAGGAAATTCAGAAGATAGAAACCAAATACGCAAATCAAAGTCTGAAAACCGCCAAAGAACTCGAACTCTTGAAAACACAAAACGCTGAAGCTGGAAGTGCTGATGATATTGCTCTAAAAAAAGCAACTCTTCAAAAACAAGCGGAACTCGACATTCTTAATATCAATCAATCAACTGACAGTGAAGAAACCAAAGCCGAAAAAATTAAAGCTATCAATATCAAGCTCGGAAAAGACTTGGCACAAATTGACAAAGATAATAATCAAAAGAGATACGATGATGATTTGAAGTTATTTGATGAATTTAGCAAGGCGTATGAATTGGCTCTGAAAAAACAATATGAAAACGGCGAAATTTCCAAAGAAGAATATACATCTAAATCTAAACAACTCGGAATTGACGAATTGGAAACTGAAATAGCTCTCCGTAAGTCTTATGGCGAAGATACAATTGACTTGGAACTCGAATTGTCGAACAGAAGAATTGCTATAAAAGAAGATGAAGCCGAAAAAGAGAAACAAATGTGGAACTCGCTGTATGAGAACGGCAAAAAGATAGCGGGTTATTATTTTGACTACATAAAAGATAAGCTATCTACCCAATTAGAAGATTTGGATAATTATTATACTACCGATGCAGAAGAGGCGAAGAATAATTCCGATAAAAAATTGATAACCGAAAAAGCACTTGCTCAAAAGAAGCTCGAAATAAAACGCAAACAGGCACAAGTTGAAAAACAAGAAGCTATGTTTAATATCTTTTTAAGTACCGCTCAAGCTATCATAGGGATGTTGAAAGATCCGGGTGGAATACAAGGAACCATTATGTCTATAGCCGCAGGGGTTACAGGAACAGTTCAAGCAGCTATGGTTGCAAGTAAACCACTACCTCAATACGCCAAAGGTCGTAAAGGTGGAAGGGGTGAGTTTGCAAAAGTAGGTGAACAAGGACCGGAGGTTATGTGGGTTCCTGATGGAGCGAGTATCATTCCGGCACATAGGAATTTAACTCCAAACACATTAAAAGAGTTTGGAATTAAGATTACTGGATTTGACAAAAATATAATGGAACTTGCTATGCAAGAAAGAAAAATAAATTTTGATTATAATAAGCTCGCATTTGATTATGATAAGTTGAGTAAGTCCATAACGAAAAACATCAAGCAGAACAACATTTCAATAAGTGTGGATAAAAACGGAATCAATGTACAAGATGGGAATTTGAATACAAATTTTATAAATAAAAAATACTCAGGGAAATGGAGTAATTAG
- a CDS encoding conserved hypothetical protein (Evidence 4 : Unknown function but conserved in other organisms), with translation MIENFRDKKNTNGFDKNPQNINTNGRPASIRNELKELIERDGEITIPAFQVRRINEDGSVVLNLPTQEQLAMKLIDWAVSKKGNDSLKAIQMIMEQIDGRPEQKIELQKEIEITLDI, from the coding sequence ATGATAGAAAATTTTAGAGATAAAAAAAACACTAACGGATTTGATAAAAACCCACAAAATATAAATACAAACGGACGTCCAGCATCAATCAGAAATGAATTAAAAGAATTGATAGAGCGAGATGGTGAAATAACTATTCCAGCGTTTCAGGTTAGGAGAATTAATGAAGATGGAAGTGTGGTTTTGAATTTACCTACTCAAGAACAACTTGCAATGAAGTTGATAGATTGGGCTGTAAGTAAAAAGGGAAATGACAGCTTGAAAGCTATTCAGATGATTATGGAACAAATAGACGGAAGGCCGGAACAAAAAATAGAGTTGCAAAAGGAAATTGAAATTACGCTCGATATTTGA
- a CDS encoding hypothetical protein (Evidence 5 : Unknown function), translating into MEETFDFEEIINEMQDVADKISAEFNTKNKEKERFYQYRLRNIPPKIWEMLKDEQKKLNEKGYFHSIEKVIYILLKKSHQ; encoded by the coding sequence ATGGAAGAAACATTTGATTTTGAAGAAATTATAAATGAAATGCAGGATGTTGCAGATAAAATAAGTGCAGAATTTAATACGAAAAATAAGGAAAAAGAGAGATTTTATCAATATAGATTAAGAAATATCCCGCCAAAAATATGGGAAATGTTAAAGGATGAACAAAAAAAATTGAATGAAAAAGGTTATTTTCATTCAATTGAAAAAGTAATTTATATACTCTTAAAGAAATCACATCAATGA
- a CDS encoding hypothetical protein (Evidence 5 : Unknown function): MKTNIIIDISNKRWMSETEAVTYTTLSRDSLRFFRDTNQLPFRMFGKNVKYERKDLDIVMEGLEYHENGKIRKSKLAIPKNH, translated from the coding sequence ATGAAAACAAACATCATTATTGATATTTCAAACAAACGATGGATGAGCGAAACTGAAGCAGTGACTTACACAACGCTTTCAAGGGATTCTTTACGTTTTTTCCGGGACACAAATCAACTCCCTTTCAGGATGTTTGGTAAAAATGTAAAATATGAACGTAAAGACCTTGATATAGTGATGGAAGGTTTAGAGTATCACGAAAATGGAAAAATCAGGAAATCAAAATTAGCTATACCAAAGAATCATTGA
- a CDS encoding DNA-binding helix-turn-helix protein, producing MELRIKEICKEKGITIGELAEKIGMMRESLSRTINGNPTLESLEKISNALDVPITELFAQKQPIFGVIILNGITHRIESFEQLEALCATYKEQ from the coding sequence ATGGAACTAAGAATTAAAGAAATTTGCAAAGAAAAAGGTATCACTATCGGTGAACTTGCCGAAAAAATCGGAATGATGAGAGAGAGTTTATCACGCACGATCAACGGCAATCCTACATTAGAGAGTTTGGAAAAAATATCGAATGCGTTGGATGTTCCGATAACAGAATTATTTGCTCAAAAACAACCGATATTTGGAGTTATTATTCTAAATGGCATAACGCACCGGATTGAAAGTTTTGAGCAATTGGAAGCGTTGTGTGCTACCTACAAAGAACAATAA
- a CDS encoding hypothetical protein (Evidence 5 : Unknown function), with amino-acid sequence MRDYLGYICIIKITLNITIEMNTTLKISKSEVMKSAWAKFKRFTSKNFPEYNKPFSYYLKQSWIEWKNVIKNRMNAINQSQNTTVCVSMESEINFNINFYNSKCYKGD; translated from the coding sequence TTGCGTGATTATTTGGGTTACATTTGCATTATAAAAATAACATTAAATATCACAATCGAAATGAATACAACATTAAAAATTTCAAAATCAGAAGTGATGAAATCAGCTTGGGCAAAGTTCAAAAGATTTACCAGCAAGAACTTTCCTGAATATAATAAGCCATTTTCATATTATCTAAAACAATCTTGGATTGAATGGAAAAACGTAATTAAGAATCGTATGAATGCAATTAATCAATCACAGAACACGACTGTTTGTGTATCGATGGAAAGTGAAATAAACTTTAATATCAATTTTTATAATTCAAAATGCTATAAAGGCGACTAA
- a CDS encoding conserved hypothetical protein (Evidence 4 : Unknown function but conserved in other organisms) produces MERNATTQKDTVMNTKLSSIMKAAWNFFHITGKTFSECLKMSWANFKLVQQMQSGVVKFHFQKVDGSIREAYGTLQNAADKVKGDSRNKNENVQVYFDTEKQEFRCFKKWNLVV; encoded by the coding sequence GTGGAGCGTAACGCTACCACACAAAAAGATACAGTTATGAACACAAAATTATCATCTATTATGAAAGCGGCGTGGAATTTCTTCCACATAACCGGCAAAACATTCAGCGAGTGTTTGAAAATGTCGTGGGCAAATTTCAAACTTGTTCAGCAAATGCAATCCGGGGTTGTAAAATTTCACTTTCAAAAAGTGGACGGATCTATTCGTGAAGCATACGGAACCCTTCAAAATGCTGCGGATAAGGTAAAAGGAGACAGCAGAAACAAAAATGAAAATGTTCAGGTTTATTTTGACACCGAAAAGCAAGAATTTCGCTGTTTCAAAAAATGGAATTTAGTTGTTTAA
- a CDS encoding hypothetical protein (Evidence 5 : Unknown function), protein MSIKIEKSAIQRLLEYTDESFLEDIDNISDLIVRGVMVDMSDEEADNNLRAKIILENHFNLRLIRDVLSEIFKANKDYGKN, encoded by the coding sequence ATGAGTATAAAAATTGAAAAATCAGCTATTCAAAGGTTGCTCGAATATACAGATGAATCTTTTTTAGAAGATATAGATAACATTTCAGATTTAATTGTAAGAGGCGTGATGGTGGATATGTCCGATGAAGAAGCGGACAATAATTTGAGAGCAAAAATCATTTTAGAAAATCACTTCAATTTGAGGTTGATTAGAGATGTATTAAGTGAAATTTTCAAGGCAAATAAAGATTATGGAAAAAATTGA
- a CDS encoding hypothetical protein (Evidence 5 : Unknown function), which yields MEKIENTVKFTVGEQTNDYLNIIRELDILGEKFVNLININYGRNSEFANKTFNKYFDAVNPARDILLEAVMLSIDENLGKKNPRII from the coding sequence ATGGAAAAAATTGAGAATACAGTTAAGTTTACAGTAGGTGAGCAAACTAATGATTATTTAAATATAATCAGAGAATTAGATATTTTAGGAGAAAAATTTGTCAATTTAATAAATATCAATTATGGCAGAAATAGTGAATTTGCCAATAAAACATTTAATAAATACTTTGATGCTGTCAATCCGGCAAGGGATATATTGTTAGAAGCTGTTATGTTAAGTATTGATGAGAATTTAGGCAAAAAGAACCCTCGTATAATATAG
- a CDS encoding putative 3-methyladenine DNA glycosylase (Evidence 3 : Putative function from multiple computational evidences) produces MKKIGKDFYRQDAVSVAQQLLGKTLVRVFEDGIEKRYPITITEAYLGGDDLACHASKGCTPRTKVMFGEGGHIYVYLIYGMYWMLNVVTGEENHPQAVLICGIGDIKGSGRVGRELKMDKSFYGEDLLTSDRIWIEDTNKTADFKAIRRVGVDYAGEWKDKLWRFETSS; encoded by the coding sequence ATGAAAAAAATTGGAAAAGACTTTTATCGCCAGGATGCCGTTTCTGTTGCTCAACAGCTTCTTGGAAAAACACTTGTACGTGTTTTTGAAGACGGAATAGAAAAAAGATATCCAATCACGATAACTGAAGCATATTTAGGAGGAGACGATTTAGCTTGTCATGCCAGTAAAGGTTGTACACCGAGAACAAAAGTAATGTTTGGTGAAGGTGGACATATTTACGTGTATTTGATTTATGGAATGTATTGGATGCTGAATGTGGTAACAGGAGAAGAAAATCATCCGCAAGCGGTACTTATTTGTGGAATAGGTGATATAAAAGGGTCGGGTAGGGTTGGACGAGAATTAAAAATGGACAAAAGTTTTTACGGCGAAGATTTACTTACTTCCGATAGAATTTGGATTGAAGACACAAATAAAACAGCCGATTTTAAAGCTATAAGACGAGTTGGTGTAGATTACGCCGGCGAATGGAAAGATAAATTGTGGAGGTTTGAAACCTCATCCTAA
- a CDS encoding conserved hypothetical protein (Evidence 4 : Unknown function but conserved in other organisms) — protein sequence MINLITYPLLSQFKEINHFTSTRNSGVSEGNFSSLNLGLYSTDKQEFIQENFNLLFNFTGIKPEQLFIPHQTHSDEIIVIDEDFLTKTRETQQFLLYGKDGLITKISDIYIGVTTADCVPILIYDPKQKAVAAVHAGWRGTCSKILSKTIEKMQSEFNSHPDDLFAVFGPSISVDVYNVGNELVDEFQKTGFDTKEIFQLKDGKYHLDLWKANRNLLLEKGLKKENIEISGHCTFSEPDKFFSARKLGIKSGRMISVIGLKPLSFGEG from the coding sequence TTGATAAATCTAATCACATATCCGCTTCTTTCTCAGTTTAAAGAAATAAATCACTTTACTTCTACGCGAAATTCAGGCGTGAGTGAAGGAAATTTTTCTTCGTTGAATTTGGGATTGTATTCTACTGATAAACAGGAATTTATTCAGGAAAACTTTAATCTGCTTTTCAATTTTACGGGAATTAAACCCGAACAACTTTTTATTCCGCATCAAACTCATAGTGATGAAATTATTGTAATTGATGAAGATTTTCTGACAAAAACCCGTGAAACTCAACAATTTCTTCTTTACGGAAAAGATGGTTTAATTACTAAAATCTCTGATATTTATATTGGAGTAACCACTGCCGATTGTGTTCCAATTTTAATTTATGATCCAAAACAAAAAGCGGTGGCTGCGGTTCATGCGGGCTGGCGTGGAACATGTTCAAAAATTCTTTCCAAAACCATTGAGAAAATGCAATCGGAATTCAATTCGCATCCCGATGATTTATTTGCAGTATTTGGACCTTCAATTTCCGTGGATGTTTATAATGTTGGAAATGAATTGGTGGATGAATTTCAAAAAACAGGATTTGATACAAAAGAAATTTTTCAATTAAAAGATGGGAAATACCACCTTGACCTTTGGAAAGCGAATAGGAATCTCTTGTTAGAAAAAGGGTTGAAAAAAGAAAATATTGAAATTTCGGGACATTGCACTTTCTCCGAGCCAGATAAATTCTTTTCTGCGCGCAAATTAGGAATAAAGTCAGGAAGAATGATTAGTGTGATTGGGCTAAAGCCACTCTCCTTTGGAGAGGGTTAG
- the obg gene encoding GTPase Obg — MAGSNFVDYVKIFCRSGKGGAGSTHFHREKFIPKGGPDGGDGGRGGHIILKGNSNLWTLLHLKYARHVFAGDGGSGSSSRSFGKDGKDQIIEVPLGTVVYDGENGKFLCEITEHGQETILLKGGRGGLGNWHFRTATNQTPRFSQPGEPRIEKTIIMQLKILADVGLVGFPNAGKSTLLSVVSAAKPEIANYPFTTLVPNLGIVSYRDNKSFVMADIPGIIEGASEGKGLGLRFLRHIERNSILLFMIPADSDNIEKEYNILLSELQKYNPHLMDKQRILAITKCDMLDEELIQQMKAELPKDTEGVFISSVSGLNIDKLKDMIWTELNKETNKIVEWVHPPMEIDIESEEEEFDDEKFEGEAFEEDYDDDEDVSKYKGIGWDEQD, encoded by the coding sequence ATGGCAGGTTCAAATTTTGTTGATTACGTAAAAATATTTTGCCGTTCAGGAAAAGGCGGCGCAGGTTCTACACATTTTCACCGTGAAAAATTCATCCCAAAAGGTGGTCCTGACGGTGGTGATGGTGGACGTGGCGGACATATTATTCTCAAAGGTAATTCCAATCTTTGGACTTTGCTTCATTTAAAATATGCTCGTCACGTATTTGCAGGTGATGGCGGATCCGGAAGCAGCAGCCGAAGTTTTGGTAAAGACGGAAAAGATCAGATTATTGAAGTTCCGCTCGGAACTGTTGTTTACGACGGCGAAAACGGCAAATTCCTCTGTGAAATTACCGAACACGGACAAGAAACTATTCTTTTAAAAGGTGGACGCGGCGGACTTGGAAACTGGCATTTCCGCACCGCAACAAATCAAACTCCACGTTTTTCTCAACCGGGTGAACCACGCATAGAAAAAACCATCATAATGCAATTGAAAATACTTGCCGATGTCGGTTTGGTTGGTTTCCCCAATGCAGGAAAATCTACGTTGCTTTCCGTTGTTTCTGCTGCAAAACCTGAAATCGCCAATTATCCCTTTACTACGCTTGTGCCAAATCTCGGTATTGTTTCTTACAGAGATAATAAATCGTTTGTAATGGCTGACATTCCCGGAATTATTGAGGGAGCATCGGAAGGTAAAGGTTTGGGATTAAGATTTTTACGCCATATAGAACGAAATTCCATTCTGCTTTTTATGATTCCCGCCGATAGTGATAATATCGAAAAGGAATATAATATTTTGTTGAGCGAGTTGCAGAAATATAATCCGCATTTGATGGATAAACAACGAATTTTGGCTATTACTAAATGCGATATGCTTGATGAAGAACTGATACAACAAATGAAAGCGGAACTTCCTAAAGACACGGAAGGTGTATTTATTTCTTCAGTCAGCGGATTGAATATTGACAAATTAAAGGATATGATTTGGACGGAACTCAACAAAGAAACCAATAAAATTGTTGAATGGGTTCATCCGCCTATGGAAATTGATATTGAGAGCGAAGAAGAAGAATTTGACGATGAAAAATTTGAAGGAGAAGCTTTTGAAGAAGATTATGACGATGACGAAGATGTAAGTAAATATAAAGGAATTGGTTGGGACGAACAGGATTAA
- the adk gene encoding Adenylate kinase, which yields MKNVIICGAPGSGKGTQSDLIIKKYNLKHISTGDLLRKEIADGTELGKNAQQYISAGQLVPDDVIIGIIAHKLDTLNKEEIKGIILDGFPRTLAQAEALEKMLEDRGEETEVLVDLNVDEEELINRLLIRGKTSGRSDDNLETIQKRLNVYHSQTKPVSEYYKSKGKYKKIHGMGTIEEIFGRISEALDPEK from the coding sequence ATGAAAAATGTAATTATATGTGGCGCTCCCGGAAGTGGCAAAGGAACGCAAAGTGATTTGATAATAAAAAAATACAATCTTAAACACATTTCCACAGGCGATTTGCTGCGTAAAGAAATTGCTGATGGTACAGAATTGGGTAAAAACGCACAACAGTATATCAGTGCTGGTCAGCTTGTTCCTGATGACGTCATAATCGGAATAATTGCACACAAATTAGACACACTGAATAAAGAGGAAATCAAAGGAATTATTCTGGATGGTTTCCCGCGTACGCTGGCACAAGCAGAAGCGCTGGAAAAAATGCTCGAAGATCGCGGAGAAGAAACAGAAGTATTGGTTGATTTAAATGTGGATGAGGAAGAATTAATCAACCGCTTATTAATTAGAGGCAAAACTTCAGGCAGAAGCGATGATAATCTTGAAACCATTCAAAAACGACTCAATGTGTATCATTCCCAAACCAAACCCGTAAGCGAATACTATAAAAGCAAAGGAAAATACAAAAAAATTCATGGAATGGGAACCATTGAAGAGATATTCGGGAGAATATCGGAGGCATTGGATCCGGAGAAATAA
- a CDS encoding conserved hypothetical protein (Evidence 4 : Unknown function but conserved in other organisms) — protein MINQTRISSSMKISKPIILFFILMNIFSFLNCTTKNQHKIGTYKEVKNTLKESKQPEKTPVGDIEELEGEVNNGGFNQYFFNSSGQNCFATLKLLKEKKKYKTAKLLEEAINLINPNHLSEEELIKKIRNREVEELDDDTISEKLNKLDELFYKNPDGI, from the coding sequence ATGATAAATCAAACACGAATATCTTCATCAATGAAAATTTCAAAACCAATCATACTATTCTTTATTCTTATGAATATTTTCTCTTTTCTTAATTGTACAACTAAAAATCAGCACAAAATTGGTACTTATAAAGAGGTAAAAAATACATTAAAAGAATCCAAACAACCTGAGAAAACTCCTGTTGGCGATATAGAAGAATTAGAAGGGGAGGTTAATAATGGTGGCTTCAATCAGTATTTCTTTAATTCAAGTGGTCAAAACTGTTTTGCTACATTGAAATTATTAAAAGAAAAAAAGAAATATAAAACAGCAAAATTATTGGAAGAAGCCATCAACCTAATCAATCCAAATCATTTATCAGAAGAAGAATTAATTAAAAAAATAAGAAACAGAGAAGTTGAAGAACTTGATGATGATACAATTAGCGAGAAATTGAACAAATTGGATGAACTATTTTATAAAAATCCAGACGGAATTTAA
- a CDS encoding Hypoxanthine phosphoribosyltransferase, whose product MKIIQIKDKQFRLSIPSEEILKAVETVGNKINEDLADKDPLFICVLNGAFMFASDLMKVVNIPCEITFIKLSSYEGLYTTGTVKEVMGLNESVVGRTVVVVEDIVDTGITMEKIIGSLQAKGAKEIYVATFLQKPEALQKDVKLDYIAMKIPNEFILGYGLDYDGYGRNLKDIYTVI is encoded by the coding sequence ATGAAAATAATTCAAATCAAAGACAAGCAATTCAGATTGTCTATTCCTTCCGAAGAAATTTTAAAAGCAGTAGAAACCGTTGGAAACAAAATTAATGAAGATTTAGCAGATAAAGACCCTTTGTTTATTTGTGTTCTTAACGGAGCATTTATGTTTGCTTCCGACCTTATGAAGGTAGTAAATATCCCGTGTGAAATCACGTTTATAAAACTTTCTTCTTATGAAGGACTTTACACTACCGGAACCGTAAAAGAAGTGATGGGACTAAATGAAAGCGTGGTAGGCAGAACTGTGGTAGTGGTGGAAGATATTGTAGATACCGGAATTACGATGGAAAAAATTATAGGTTCGCTGCAAGCAAAAGGCGCCAAAGAAATATACGTCGCTACGTTTTTACAAAAACCCGAAGCACTCCAAAAAGACGTAAAACTCGATTATATTGCTATGAAAATACCGAATGAATTTATTCTCGGTTACGGTTTGGATTACGATGGTTACGGTAGAAATCTAAAAGATATTTATACGGTGATTTAG